A genomic stretch from Enterobacter dykesii includes:
- a CDS encoding lysophospholipid acyltransferase family protein: MFSLDSVLDDLWPQARPAPWQKSLLKRLFYEDEFQQFAAAHRHLKGLDMVEQVLEHLDILCTVSARDLEQIPEHGPLVIIANHPTGTLDGLALMYAVSRVRRDVKVVTNRMLTHLEPLSSLFIPVDNMGGRTAKSSLVQMEQHLQNAGVLIFFPAGEVSRPTRKGIRDKKWHSGFIKLASKLRAPLLPVHIQAHNSLLFYASTLVSPTLSMLLLMQQMFRRRHSQLPIKIGQQIAWHHWHSATLSSREMAEQCRQHVMRLGKGVPGVFKTQCAIARPEDRATLKRALAQAECLGNTSDGKTIYLWQRNGQEDAPLLRELGRLREIAFRAVEEGSGKRRDTDCYDDDYLHLILWDDEDLEIVGAYRFMPTARQVERRGLEGLYSYSLFHYDDKMQDVLEHGIELGRSFIQPRYWGRRGLDYLWSGIGAYLARYPNYRYLFGPVSISGGLPPAARDLLVAFYRLWFPATHPLAASRQPYPASLPDVLAQFGGVDYVDDLTKLKSLLGNLGCGIPPLYKQYSELCEPGGVQFIDFGSDPAFNNCVDGLVLVDLCYLKANRYQRYIEAHL, translated from the coding sequence ATGTTTAGCCTCGATAGCGTTCTCGACGATCTTTGGCCTCAGGCGAGGCCTGCACCCTGGCAAAAAAGTCTGTTAAAAAGACTGTTTTACGAAGACGAATTTCAGCAATTTGCCGCAGCCCACCGCCACCTGAAAGGGCTGGATATGGTGGAGCAAGTTCTGGAACACCTTGATATTCTCTGCACCGTTTCCGCCCGCGATCTCGAACAAATCCCCGAACATGGCCCGCTGGTCATTATTGCCAACCACCCGACGGGTACGCTGGACGGGCTGGCGCTGATGTACGCCGTCTCCCGCGTGCGTCGCGATGTTAAAGTCGTGACCAACCGGATGCTGACTCACCTTGAGCCCCTCAGCTCGCTGTTTATTCCGGTGGACAATATGGGCGGCAGGACGGCGAAATCGTCCCTGGTTCAGATGGAACAGCATCTGCAAAACGCAGGCGTGCTGATCTTCTTCCCGGCCGGAGAAGTTTCCCGCCCCACGCGTAAAGGCATTCGCGATAAAAAATGGCACTCCGGCTTTATCAAACTCGCCAGCAAGCTGCGCGCCCCGCTGCTGCCGGTGCATATTCAGGCGCATAACAGCCTGCTCTTTTATGCCAGTACGCTGGTCTCCCCGACGCTGTCGATGCTGTTATTGATGCAGCAGATGTTCCGCCGCCGCCACAGCCAGCTGCCGATTAAAATCGGCCAGCAGATTGCGTGGCATCACTGGCACAGCGCCACCCTTTCGTCGCGTGAGATGGCCGAGCAGTGCCGTCAGCACGTGATGCGTCTTGGCAAGGGAGTGCCCGGCGTCTTTAAAACCCAGTGCGCGATTGCCCGTCCGGAAGACCGGGCCACCCTGAAACGCGCGCTGGCGCAGGCCGAATGTCTGGGCAATACCAGCGACGGTAAAACCATCTATCTTTGGCAGCGCAACGGTCAGGAAGACGCCCCGCTACTGCGCGAGCTGGGCCGCCTGCGCGAGATTGCCTTTCGCGCGGTGGAGGAAGGGAGCGGCAAGCGCCGGGACACCGACTGCTACGACGATGATTATCTGCACCTGATCCTGTGGGATGATGAGGATCTGGAGATCGTCGGCGCGTATCGCTTTATGCCGACCGCCAGACAGGTTGAACGTCGCGGTCTGGAAGGGTTGTACAGCTATAGCCTGTTCCACTACGACGACAAAATGCAGGACGTGCTGGAGCACGGCATTGAGCTGGGGCGCAGCTTTATTCAGCCGCGCTACTGGGGACGCCGCGGCCTGGACTATTTATGGTCCGGCATTGGGGCTTACCTGGCGCGTTATCCGAACTATCGTTACCTGTTTGGCCCGGTCTCAATTTCCGGGGGGTTACCGCCAGCCGCGCGGGATCTGCTAGTGGCCTTTTACCGTCTGTGGTTCCCGGCGACGCATCCGCTAGCCGCCTCGCGCCAGCCGTATCCCGCGTCCCTGCCGGACGTGCTGGCGCAGTTTGGCGGCGTGGATTACGTAGACGACCTGACAAAGCTGAAATCCCTGCTCGGCAATCTGGGCTGCGGCATTCCGCCGCTCTACAAGCAATATTCCGAGCTTTGCGAGCCCGGCGGCGTGCAGTTTATTGATTTCGGCAGCGACCCGGCGTTTAACAACTGCGTTGATGGGCTGGTGCTGGTGGATTTGTGTTACCTGAAGGCGAACCGCTACCAGCGGTATATTGAGGCGCACCTTTAA
- the hemB gene encoding porphobilinogen synthase, which produces MTDLIARPRRLRKSPALRAMFEETTLTLNDLVLPIFVEEEIDDYKAIEAMPGVMRIPEKYLAREIERIANAGIRSVMTFGISHHTDATGSDAWKEDGLVARMSRICKETVPEMVVMSDTCFCEYTSHGHCGVLCDHGVDNDATLLNLGKQAVVAAAAGADFIAPSAAMDGQVQAIRQALDAAGFTDTAIMSYSTKFASSFYGPFREAAGTALKGDRKTYQMNPLNRREAIRESLLDEAQGADCLMVKPAGAYLDILRDIRERTELPLGAYQVSGEYAMIKFAALAGAIDEEKVVLESLGAIKRAGADLIFSYFALDLAEKKILR; this is translated from the coding sequence ATGACCGATTTAATTGCACGTCCCCGCCGCCTGCGCAAGTCACCTGCACTGCGCGCTATGTTTGAAGAGACAACCCTGACCTTAAACGATCTGGTGTTGCCGATTTTTGTCGAAGAAGAGATCGATGACTACAAAGCCATCGAAGCCATGCCGGGCGTAATGCGCATTCCGGAGAAATATCTGGCGCGTGAGATCGAACGTATCGCCAACGCGGGGATCCGCTCGGTGATGACCTTCGGCATCTCTCACCATACCGATGCCACCGGCAGCGACGCGTGGAAAGAAGATGGCCTCGTCGCCCGCATGTCCCGCATCTGCAAAGAGACCGTGCCGGAAATGGTGGTAATGTCAGATACCTGCTTCTGCGAATACACCTCTCACGGCCACTGCGGCGTGCTGTGCGATCACGGCGTGGATAACGATGCTACCCTGCTTAACCTCGGCAAGCAGGCGGTTGTGGCTGCCGCTGCGGGTGCGGACTTCATCGCGCCCTCTGCCGCAATGGACGGACAGGTTCAGGCGATCCGTCAGGCGCTGGACGCGGCGGGCTTTACCGACACCGCCATCATGTCTTACTCCACCAAATTTGCCTCCTCCTTCTACGGCCCGTTCCGTGAAGCTGCGGGCACAGCGCTGAAGGGCGATCGTAAAACCTATCAGATGAACCCGCTTAACCGTCGGGAAGCGATTCGTGAATCCCTGCTTGATGAAGCCCAGGGTGCAGACTGCCTGATGGTGAAACCGGCTGGTGCGTATCTTGATATCCTGCGCGACATTCGCGAGCGCACCGAGCTGCCATTGGGCGCTTACCAGGTCAGCGGCGAGTACGCAATGATCAAATTCGCCGCGCTAGCCGGTGCGATTGACGAAGAGAAAGTGGTCCTCGAAAGCCTCGGCGCCATCAAACGCGCAGGCGCGGATCTGATCTTCAGCTACTTCGCGCTGGATCTGGCTGAGAAAAAAATCCTCCGCTAA
- a CDS encoding autotransporter outer membrane beta-barrel domain-containing protein codes for MQTWKKKLVVSQLALACTLAIASQANAKDISGTTYNTFGYDNTASTPWYYGYADWDYSDATHDGDIYPVINKSTVNGVISTYYLDDGINGRANALSISNSTINGMITSECMTSSCADGLDTDGTNHSQYDRFSLTVDNSTINDTYEHYAYDVVNGENTERHYLDTYNLGNAITLDVESDIVIQNNSHIAGITLTQGYQELDNTPYDGIEGVANSSKVFTDTLVVKDSVLTSGAYSDLGTSGFYGQTAKPGDYGETNATAADDAALIVAASASDNAMQTTATFDHSTVTGDILFSSTFDNNFYPNGDPATDTTDDGIYNPTTNGWDGTDKLDVTLTNGSKWVGAAQSSVEAIGTAQMYGQGYSNVDWSTLSPNSIWPDSTYDSNGHVTGEAVYQSGLFNIALDNGSEWDTRKLSNIDTLTVNNQSQVNVEDSGLLADSITLTNASSMNIGDSGGVATDHLYLDSYSRAALTEETAELYANTITVDNGAELALGLGQVDTHNLELTDGGVLNVASRDYVLNSDLNNARYITNDKYNADYDYGVVAMNSDGHLSVNGDVAGNYQVRIDDATGAGSVADYKNKEIIRVYDNNSDTTASFTAANKADLGAYTYQAQQQGDAVVLQQKELTDSANMALSIPSANTNIWNLQQDSVGTRLTNSRHGLADNGGAWVSYFGGNFDGDNGVISYDQDLSGIMVGLDTQIDGNNAKWIVGGAAGFAKGDISDRTGQVDQDSQTAMIYASAKFMNDLFLDSSLSYTRFNSDLSANMSNGQYVDGNTTNDAVGFGLKLGYDWKPNLSGYVTPYAAVSGLFQSGDDYRLSNDMRMDGQSYDSLRYELGVDTGYTFNYGGEQALTPYFKLAYVYDDADNNADINGDSIDNGVKGSAVRVGLGTQFSFTKNFSAYTDATYLGGGDVDQNWGANLGVKYTW; via the coding sequence ATGCAAACATGGAAAAAGAAACTCGTTGTATCTCAACTTGCATTAGCCTGCACACTGGCTATCGCTTCTCAGGCCAATGCGAAGGATATTTCCGGTACGACCTATAATACATTCGGATACGATAATACCGCTTCCACTCCCTGGTATTATGGCTATGCCGATTGGGATTACTCAGACGCGACACACGACGGTGATATTTATCCGGTGATTAATAAAAGCACCGTGAATGGCGTTATTTCAACATACTATCTGGATGATGGCATCAATGGCCGGGCAAATGCGTTAAGTATTTCCAACAGTACTATTAATGGCATGATTACCTCGGAGTGTATGACTTCCTCGTGTGCGGACGGTCTGGATACCGATGGCACCAACCATTCTCAATACGATCGTTTTAGCCTGACCGTTGATAATTCCACCATTAACGATACCTATGAGCATTATGCGTATGACGTCGTGAATGGGGAAAATACGGAAAGACACTATCTGGACACGTATAATCTGGGTAATGCGATTACCCTGGATGTGGAGTCCGATATTGTTATCCAGAATAATTCCCACATTGCCGGTATTACCCTGACGCAGGGGTATCAGGAACTGGATAACACTCCTTACGACGGTATTGAAGGCGTAGCCAACAGCAGCAAAGTATTTACAGACACGCTGGTGGTGAAAGACTCCGTTCTGACCTCAGGCGCATACAGCGATCTGGGGACCAGTGGGTTCTACGGTCAAACCGCGAAGCCTGGCGACTACGGTGAAACGAATGCCACGGCAGCGGATGATGCGGCGCTGATCGTTGCTGCTAGCGCGTCTGATAACGCGATGCAGACCACTGCCACGTTCGATCACTCCACCGTTACTGGCGATATTCTTTTCTCCAGCACCTTCGACAACAACTTCTATCCGAACGGCGATCCGGCAACCGATACCACCGACGATGGCATCTATAACCCAACCACCAACGGCTGGGATGGCACCGATAAGCTGGATGTAACTCTCACCAACGGCAGCAAATGGGTCGGCGCAGCGCAGTCCAGCGTCGAGGCTATCGGCACTGCGCAAATGTATGGCCAGGGCTACAGCAACGTAGACTGGAGCACTCTATCCCCTAACAGCATTTGGCCGGACTCCACCTATGACAGCAACGGACACGTTACGGGTGAAGCGGTATATCAGAGCGGGCTGTTTAACATCGCGCTGGATAACGGCTCAGAGTGGGATACCCGCAAGCTTTCTAATATCGACACGCTGACGGTAAACAACCAGTCTCAGGTTAACGTTGAAGACTCTGGTCTGCTGGCGGACTCCATCACCCTGACTAATGCTTCATCAATGAATATTGGGGACAGCGGTGGCGTGGCGACCGACCATCTGTATCTCGACAGCTATAGCCGTGCGGCACTGACGGAAGAAACGGCCGAACTGTATGCCAACACCATCACCGTGGATAACGGTGCTGAGCTGGCGCTGGGGCTGGGTCAGGTTGATACGCATAATCTGGAACTGACCGATGGCGGGGTGCTTAACGTTGCCAGCCGTGATTACGTCCTGAACAGCGATCTGAACAACGCACGCTATATCACTAACGATAAGTACAATGCCGACTACGACTACGGTGTTGTGGCGATGAACTCAGATGGCCATCTGTCAGTAAACGGTGACGTGGCAGGTAACTACCAGGTACGCATCGACGATGCGACCGGTGCAGGTTCCGTTGCTGATTACAAAAACAAAGAGATTATTCGCGTCTATGACAATAACTCGGATACCACTGCCAGCTTTACTGCCGCAAACAAAGCGGATTTAGGTGCTTACACCTATCAGGCACAGCAGCAGGGTGATGCCGTTGTCCTTCAGCAGAAAGAGTTGACCGACTCTGCGAATATGGCGCTGAGCATCCCATCAGCCAATACCAATATCTGGAATCTGCAGCAGGATTCCGTTGGCACGCGTCTGACCAACAGCCGTCACGGTCTGGCGGATAACGGCGGGGCGTGGGTGAGCTACTTCGGCGGCAACTTCGACGGTGACAATGGCGTTATCAGCTACGACCAGGACTTGAGCGGTATTATGGTGGGTCTGGATACCCAGATTGACGGTAATAATGCGAAGTGGATCGTCGGTGGGGCGGCAGGTTTCGCGAAAGGTGATATCAGCGATCGTACCGGTCAGGTCGATCAGGATAGTCAGACGGCGATGATCTACGCGTCTGCGAAGTTCATGAACGATCTGTTCCTCGACAGCTCCCTGAGCTACACCCGCTTCAACAGCGATCTCTCCGCTAACATGAGCAACGGTCAGTATGTTGACGGCAATACCACTAATGATGCTGTTGGTTTTGGGCTGAAGCTGGGCTATGACTGGAAACCAAACCTCTCTGGCTACGTTACGCCATATGCAGCCGTATCTGGCCTGTTCCAGTCTGGTGATGATTATCGTCTGAGCAATGACATGCGCATGGATGGGCAATCTTACGATAGCCTGCGTTATGAACTCGGTGTTGATACGGGTTACACCTTCAACTACGGCGGCGAACAGGCCCTGACGCCTTACTTCAAACTGGCCTACGTCTATGACGATGCCGATAACAATGCCGATATTAACGGTGACAGCATTGATAACGGCGTGAAAGGTTCCGCTGTTCGCGTTGGGCTGGGCACCCAGTTCAGCTTCACGAAGAACTTCAGCGCTTACACGGATGCCACTTATCTGGGCGGCGGTGACGTTGACCAGAACTGGGGCGCAAATCTGGGTGTGAAATATACCTGGTAA
- a CDS encoding helix-turn-helix domain-containing protein: MNVNAKPLSELRRLEQYLTAASTPFTCAPQQLITSGEWNEPCTIVLQTGVIEVYRSSDELLVGIATAPFIFGLSTVMINHSQEYRVMAKTVCTGFYLPTETTRQLIQQYSLWKEAFCWLSWINYILEKRDKQLVGNNSYHQIRSMLLNMAEWDETLRSKIGVMNHIQQSTRISRSVVAEVLAALRQGNYINMSRGKLVSINRLPTEY; the protein is encoded by the coding sequence ATGAACGTTAATGCGAAACCGCTTTCTGAATTACGCCGGCTCGAACAGTATTTAACAGCGGCCAGTACCCCTTTTACATGTGCGCCCCAGCAATTAATTACGTCAGGCGAATGGAATGAGCCTTGTACGATCGTATTACAAACCGGTGTTATTGAGGTTTATCGTTCTTCTGATGAGCTTTTGGTAGGGATTGCGACAGCCCCTTTTATTTTCGGTCTGTCTACGGTGATGATTAATCACTCTCAGGAATACAGGGTGATGGCTAAAACGGTCTGTACCGGTTTTTATTTGCCCACGGAAACCACCCGTCAGCTCATCCAGCAGTATTCACTCTGGAAAGAGGCCTTCTGCTGGTTATCCTGGATAAATTACATTCTTGAGAAACGCGATAAGCAGCTGGTTGGAAATAACTCCTATCACCAGATCCGCTCGATGCTGTTGAATATGGCGGAATGGGATGAAACGCTGCGTTCAAAAATCGGTGTGATGAATCATATTCAACAAAGCACACGAATTTCACGTTCCGTTGTTGCCGAAGTTCTTGCCGCTCTGAGGCAAGGAAACTATATCAATATGAGCCGGGGCAAGCTGGTCAGCATTAACCGCTTGCCCACGGAATATTAA
- the ampH gene encoding D-alanyl-D-alanine-carboxypeptidase/endopeptidase AmpH translates to MKRCLLSFAALCAVSFSTAQAAQPLTAPVLASDIADRYANLIYYGSGATGMAMVVIDGNQRVFRSFGETRPGNNVHPQLDSVIRIASLTKLMTSEMLVKLLDQGVVKLDDPLSKYAPPGARVPTWQGTPIRLVNLATHTSALPREQPGGAAHRDVFVWPTREQRWSYLSTATLKAAPGSQASYSNLAFDLLADALSTAAGKPYTQLFEEQITRPLGMKDTTFTPSPDQCRRLMVAEKGASPCNNTLAAVGSGGVYSTPGDMMRWMQQFLSSDFYARTSQADRMQTLIYQRTQLHRVIGMDVPGKADALGLGWVYMAPKNGRPGIIQKTGGGGGFITYMAMIPQSNVGAFVVVTRSPHTRFVNMSDGINNLVAELSANKAQVLTASN, encoded by the coding sequence TTGAAACGTTGTCTGCTCTCTTTTGCCGCGCTGTGTGCGGTGAGCTTTTCTACCGCCCAGGCAGCCCAACCGCTGACGGCGCCCGTTTTAGCTTCAGATATTGCCGATCGCTACGCGAACCTTATCTATTACGGCAGCGGCGCGACCGGGATGGCGATGGTCGTCATCGACGGCAACCAGCGTGTGTTCCGCAGCTTTGGCGAAACGCGACCAGGAAATAACGTTCACCCGCAGCTGGATTCCGTTATCCGCATCGCGTCCTTAACCAAGCTGATGACCAGCGAAATGCTGGTGAAACTGCTCGACCAGGGCGTGGTGAAACTCGACGACCCGCTCAGCAAATACGCGCCTCCAGGCGCCCGGGTTCCAACCTGGCAGGGTACGCCGATTCGGCTTGTGAATCTTGCCACTCACACCAGCGCCCTGCCGCGTGAGCAGCCAGGCGGGGCAGCGCACCGTGACGTATTTGTCTGGCCTACGCGCGAACAGCGCTGGAGCTACCTGAGTACCGCCACGCTGAAGGCGGCTCCGGGTTCGCAGGCCTCTTATTCAAACCTGGCCTTTGACCTGCTGGCGGACGCCCTTTCAACGGCGGCTGGCAAACCCTACACGCAGCTGTTTGAAGAGCAGATAACCCGTCCGCTGGGTATGAAAGACACTACCTTTACCCCATCCCCGGATCAGTGCCGTCGCCTGATGGTGGCGGAGAAAGGCGCCAGCCCCTGCAATAACACGCTCGCGGCCGTGGGCAGCGGCGGGGTCTATTCCACGCCTGGCGACATGATGCGCTGGATGCAGCAGTTCCTCTCCTCAGATTTCTACGCTCGCACCAGCCAGGCCGATCGCATGCAGACCCTGATTTATCAGCGTACTCAACTGCACCGCGTCATCGGGATGGACGTGCCGGGTAAAGCCGATGCGCTCGGCCTGGGCTGGGTCTATATGGCGCCGAAAAATGGCCGTCCGGGTATTATTCAGAAAACCGGCGGCGGCGGCGGATTCATCACCTATATGGCCATGATCCCGCAGTCAAACGTCGGCGCGTTTGTGGTGGTCACCCGCTCCCCGCATACGCGTTTCGTCAATATGAGTGACGGGATTAATAACCTGGTGGCAGAACTGAGCGCCAATAAGGCCCAGGTGCTCACCGCATCTAACTAA
- a CDS encoding isochorismatase family protein: MSEKRVVMVVDMQNGVFETPRHQREKCVSLINQLTQAADKVIFIQHTEAGGLEEGSEGFALLPELHQPADALYVTKTACDAFYNTALEALLREQGIREFVICGCATDYCVDATIKNGVSRGYHITVAEDAHTTSNRPAAEAQILINHHNDVWRNFIAPANPLAVKCTETILENWKAN; the protein is encoded by the coding sequence ATGTCTGAGAAGCGTGTGGTTATGGTTGTCGATATGCAGAACGGGGTATTTGAAACCCCTCGTCATCAGCGCGAAAAGTGTGTCTCTCTGATCAACCAGCTTACGCAGGCAGCCGACAAGGTGATTTTTATTCAGCATACCGAGGCCGGGGGGCTGGAAGAGGGAAGTGAAGGCTTTGCGTTACTGCCTGAACTCCATCAGCCTGCTGACGCGCTTTACGTCACAAAAACCGCCTGTGATGCCTTCTATAACACCGCGCTTGAGGCGCTGCTGCGTGAGCAGGGCATTCGCGAGTTTGTCATCTGCGGCTGCGCCACCGATTACTGCGTTGACGCGACGATAAAGAACGGCGTCAGCCGGGGTTATCACATCACCGTGGCGGAAGATGCCCATACCACATCCAACCGCCCGGCTGCTGAAGCACAGATCCTGATTAACCATCACAACGACGTCTGGCGTAACTTCATCGCGCCGGCGAATCCTCTCGCGGTGAAATGCACCGAAACAATTCTCGAAAACTGGAAAGCGAACTAA
- the sbmA gene encoding peptide antibiotic transporter SbmA: MFKSFFPKPGPFFLSAFIWALIAVIFWQAGGGAWLMRITGATGEVPISAARFWSLSYLLFYAYYMVCVGLFALFWFMYSPHRWQYWSILGTSLIIFVTWFLVEVGVAVNAWYAPFYDLIQTALSSPHKVTINQFYHEVGIFLGIALIAVIIGVMNNFFVSHYVFRWRTAMNEHYMAHWQHLRHIEGAAQRVQEDTMRFASTLEDMGVSFINAIMTLIAFLPVLVTLSAHVPDLPIVGHLPYGLVIAAIVWSLMGTGLLAVVGIKLPGLEFKNQRVEAAYRKELVYGEDDANRASPPTVRELFGAVRRNYFRLYFHYMYFNIARILYLQVDNVFGLFLLFPSIVAGTITLGLMTQITNVFGQVRGSFQYLISSWTTLVELMSIYKRLRSFESELDDRDLQEVTNTFS; encoded by the coding sequence ATGTTTAAGTCTTTTTTCCCAAAGCCGGGGCCTTTTTTCCTGTCGGCATTTATTTGGGCACTCATCGCCGTCATTTTCTGGCAGGCGGGCGGCGGCGCATGGCTGATGCGCATCACGGGGGCAACGGGCGAGGTGCCGATTAGCGCGGCGCGCTTCTGGTCGCTCAGCTACCTGCTGTTTTACGCCTACTACATGGTATGCGTGGGGCTATTTGCCCTGTTCTGGTTTATGTATTCTCCGCACCGCTGGCAGTACTGGTCAATTCTTGGCACATCGCTGATTATCTTTGTCACCTGGTTTCTCGTGGAGGTGGGCGTGGCGGTTAACGCCTGGTATGCGCCGTTCTACGATCTGATCCAGACCGCGCTGAGCTCGCCGCATAAGGTGACCATCAACCAGTTCTACCATGAAGTTGGGATCTTCCTCGGTATCGCCTTGATTGCGGTGATCATCGGCGTGATGAACAACTTCTTCGTCAGCCACTACGTTTTCCGCTGGCGTACCGCGATGAACGAACATTACATGGCGCACTGGCAGCACCTGCGCCATATCGAAGGCGCCGCGCAGCGTGTGCAGGAAGACACCATGCGTTTTGCCTCCACCCTTGAAGACATGGGCGTAAGCTTTATCAACGCCATCATGACGCTGATCGCCTTCCTGCCCGTGCTGGTAACGCTCTCTGCGCATGTGCCGGATCTGCCGATTGTTGGTCATCTTCCGTATGGTCTGGTGATTGCCGCGATCGTCTGGTCGCTGATGGGTACGGGCCTGTTGGCGGTGGTGGGGATCAAACTGCCGGGTCTGGAGTTTAAAAATCAACGCGTGGAAGCCGCTTACCGTAAAGAGCTGGTTTACGGTGAAGATGATGCCAACCGCGCCTCGCCGCCTACCGTCCGCGAGCTGTTTGGCGCCGTACGTCGTAACTACTTCCGACTCTACTTCCACTATATGTATTTCAACATCGCGCGTATCTTATATCTTCAGGTGGATAACGTTTTCGGTTTGTTCCTGCTGTTCCCGTCGATTGTTGCGGGTACGATTACGCTCGGTCTGATGACGCAGATCACCAACGTTTTCGGTCAGGTTCGCGGGTCGTTCCAGTACCTGATCAGCTCCTGGACCACCCTGGTAGAACTGATGTCTATCTATAAACGTTTACGCAGCTTTGAAAGTGAGCTGGACGATCGTGACCTGCAGGAAGTCACCAACACATTTAGCTAA
- a CDS encoding DUF1615 domain-containing protein, protein MSFAVPRALPLSLLAAFVLAGCAEKGAAPLKKGEKPVDVASVVRQKMPASVKDRNAWADALAKTFESQKIAPTEENICSVLAVAQQESMYQSDPVVPGLNKIAWKEIDRRAESMHIPVFLVHTALKITSPNGKTYSERLDAVKTEKQLSAIFDDFISMVPMGQKLFGSLNPVHTGGPMQVSIAFAEKHTDGYPWKIDGTVRQEVFSLRGGLWFGTYHLLNYPANYNEPLYRFADFNAGWYASRNAAFQSAVSRASGVKLALDGDLIAYGSSEAGSTERAIRKLSTALDMSNSDIRRQLEKGDSLAFEKTDLYRKVFTLAEQKSGKTLPRAILPGIQLESPKITRNLTTAWFAKRVDDRRARCMGL, encoded by the coding sequence ATGTCTTTTGCCGTACCGCGCGCGTTACCGTTGTCCTTGCTGGCCGCTTTTGTGCTGGCAGGCTGTGCCGAAAAAGGGGCTGCTCCGCTCAAAAAGGGGGAGAAGCCCGTCGATGTGGCGAGCGTTGTGCGGCAGAAAATGCCCGCCAGCGTAAAGGATCGCAATGCGTGGGCAGATGCGCTGGCAAAAACCTTTGAAAGCCAAAAGATTGCGCCGACCGAGGAGAACATCTGCTCGGTGCTGGCGGTGGCGCAGCAGGAGTCGATGTACCAGTCAGACCCGGTTGTGCCGGGGCTGAATAAAATCGCCTGGAAAGAGATCGACCGCCGCGCGGAGTCCATGCATATCCCGGTGTTCCTGGTGCATACCGCGCTTAAAATCACCTCGCCGAACGGCAAAACCTACAGCGAACGGCTGGACGCGGTGAAAACCGAAAAACAGCTTAGCGCCATCTTTGATGATTTCATCAGTATGGTCCCGATGGGGCAGAAGCTGTTTGGCTCACTGAACCCGGTCCACACCGGTGGCCCGATGCAGGTGAGCATTGCGTTCGCGGAGAAGCATACCGACGGCTACCCGTGGAAAATCGACGGTACGGTGCGTCAGGAGGTCTTCTCCCTGCGCGGCGGACTGTGGTTCGGCACGTATCATCTGCTGAACTATCCGGCGAACTACAATGAGCCGCTGTACCGCTTTGCCGACTTTAACGCGGGCTGGTATGCCAGCCGTAATGCGGCATTCCAGAGTGCGGTCAGCCGCGCAAGCGGCGTTAAGCTGGCGCTGGACGGCGATCTCATCGCTTACGGCAGCAGCGAGGCGGGAAGCACCGAGCGGGCGATACGGAAATTATCGACAGCGCTTGATATGAGCAACAGCGACATTCGCCGTCAGCTTGAGAAAGGCGACAGCCTGGCCTTTGAGAAAACGGATCTGTACAGGAAGGTGTTTACGCTTGCGGAGCAGAAAAGCGGGAAAACGTTACCGAGGGCTATCCTGCCGGGCATTCAGCTGGAGAGCCCGAAGATCACGCGTAACCTGACCACTGCATGGTTCGCAAAACGCGTGGACGATCGCCGGGCGCGCTGTATGGGGCTTTAA
- a CDS encoding DUF2755 family protein, with protein MADFTLSKPIFGGKPKTSTAGNIAYALFVLFCFWAGSQLLNMLVHAPGVYEHLMQVQDNGRPRVEIGFGVSTLFGLIPFLAGCMILGVVALVLRLRRR; from the coding sequence ATGGCTGACTTTACATTGTCGAAACCGATTTTTGGCGGCAAACCAAAAACCTCCACGGCGGGTAATATCGCTTATGCCCTGTTTGTCCTGTTCTGCTTCTGGGCTGGTTCCCAGCTGCTTAATATGCTGGTCCATGCGCCAGGCGTTTATGAACACCTGATGCAGGTGCAGGATAACGGACGCCCGCGAGTTGAGATTGGCTTTGGCGTCAGTACCCTGTTCGGCCTGATCCCCTTCCTCGCGGGATGTATGATTCTGGGCGTTGTGGCCTTAGTGCTGCGCTTACGCCGTCGTTAA
- a CDS encoding DUF2754 domain-containing protein: MKLTSKLRRDWHYYAFAIGLIFILNGVVGLLGFEAKGWQTYAVGLVTWVISFWLAGLIIRRRPEETTADEAKSAD; encoded by the coding sequence ATGAAGCTCACGTCCAAACTACGCCGTGACTGGCACTACTATGCCTTTGCTATCGGGCTGATCTTTATTCTTAACGGTGTCGTGGGCCTGTTGGGGTTTGAAGCAAAAGGCTGGCAAACGTATGCCGTTGGGCTGGTGACCTGGGTAATCAGTTTCTGGCTGGCGGGGCTGATTATCCGCCGTCGTCCTGAAGAGACGACAGCGGATGAGGCGAAGAGCGCCGATTAA